The region TCCAGATGATAATTAGTACCACTACTTCCCCCTCTCAAAACAAGATGACCATCAGGGTTGCCTGTCGTACTAATAATAGATGCATGGCCTTCATGATTAATACCTAGAAAATGATGAGGCTTTGAAGCTGCTTTCATAGCATTAATAGCAATAGCAATAGTCCCATCTGTTCCATTCTTATATCCTATTGGCATAGATAATCCGGAAGCCATTTCTCTATGAGTTTGACTCTCAGTCGTTCTTGCCCCAATTGCAGTCCAACTAATTAAATCAGCTATATATTGAGGAACAACAGGATCTAAAAGCTCAGTTGCTGTTGGAATACCTAAATTTGCTAAATCTAGAAGCAAAGATCTCGCTCTTCTTAAACCAGTATTAATGTCATAAGACCCATCAAGATGAGGATCATTAATGAGACCCTTCCAACCAGTAGTTGTCCTAGGTTTTTCAAAATAAACTCTCATTACAATTTCGAGTTGCTTAGAAAATTTTTCTCTTAGCGGAAGCAGCTGATTTGCATAATCTTTGGCAGCAGCAATATCATGAATTGAACAAGGGCCAACAATTACCAATAATCGTGAATCTGATCCTGCCAGAATTGCTTGTATTGTTTTTCTTGTCTTAGAAACAATGGTTGAAGAGTGATGATCTAATGGCAAATCCTTGTGAAGGGAAGCTGGAGGGACTAATGGCCTAGTCTCAACAACGTGTAGATCGGAAGTTTTATCAGATATCTGAAAATTCGTTGAAAAGGTCATTATCCCTTCCTCATTAGTACAGATTTCAAGAAACTAAAAATTAAATACATTACGAACTTGCAGTTCTGCATCTATCTAGAATCAAAGTTAGATTATATAAAAACACAATAAGTTAAAAATCTAGGCTTTGAAAGAAACTGGAATGAACAAAATGCTGAAAAATTATCATGAAGAAGCTTTAAAAAGGCAGCACAAATGTATTCCTCCTCTCCCTTTAGATCATGAACAAACTCATGAACTCACGAAATTACTTGAAAAACCACCATCAGAGACAGATGCAGAATTTTTATTAGACCTTCTCGAAAATCGTATTCCACCTGGTGTTGACAAAGCATCCTATATAAAAGCCTCTTGGCTTAGCTCAGTAGCTCAAAAAGCAATTATCAGCCCACTTGTAAGTCCTGCTAAGGCAACTCAGCTTTTAGGAACAATGATGGGTGGCTATAACGTTTCGGCGCTTCTAGAAATCTTGAAGAATAAAGATCAAGAACTAGCAAATATTGCTGCTGAGAGTTTAAGTAACACACTTTTAATTTATGACGCTTTAAATGACGTAATGGAGTTAGCAAAAAGCAATGCTTTTGCTAAAAAAATTATAGACAGTTGGGCAAATGCAGAATGGTTTACTCGAAGGGCAAAATTGCAAAGCAAAATCATTGTCACTGTGTTTAAAGTCTCAGGGGAAACAAATACAGACGATCTATCTCCTGCTACTCATGCAACAACACGACCTGACATTCCGCTTCATGCACTAGCAATGCTTGAAACAAGAGATCCTGAAGGTCTTAAAACAATTACTTCTCTTAAAAAGAAAGGACACTCTATTGCTTATGTAGGAGATGTTGTAGGAACAGGTAGCTCTCGAAAATCAGCCATTAACTCTGTTCTATGGCATATAGGTGAAGATATTCCTTATGTTCCCAATAAACGCTCAGGTGGAATAATTCTTGGAGGCAAAATCGCACCTATTTTTTTCAATACTGCTGAAGATTCAGGTGCTTTACCTATTGAGTGTGACGTCAGCAAATTAAGAACTGGTGATGTAATTACAATCCATCCTTATGAAGGTAAAATTGAAAGGTATGAAAATGGAGAAAATATTGCATCATTCGAATTAAAACCATCAACAATTTTAGATGAAATTCAAGCAGGAGGGCGTATCCCACTACTCATAGGTAGAGCTTTAACTGACAAAGTGAGAGAAAAACTCGGCTTAGAGCCAATAGATATCTTTATTCGTCCTGGAAAACAGACAGATAACTGCCATGGATTTACACAAGCTCAGAAAATTGTTGGCAAAGCTTGTGGCCTAAAGGGAATTGAGCCAGGTACAAGTTGTACTCCTGTAATTACAACAGTAGGAAGTCAAGATACAACAGGGCCAATGACAAGAGATGAGATGAAAGAGCTCGCATGTCTTGGTTTTTCAGCTGATCTAGTTATGCAGAGCTTTTGTCATACCGCAGCATATCCAAAACCAGTAGACATTCAAACCCACAAAGAATTACCTGATTTCTTTGCAGAAAGAGGAGGAGTAGCACTCAAACCTGGAGATGGAATTATTCATAGCTGGCTTAATAGAATGCTATTACCAGATACAGTAGGTACAGGAGGTGATAGTCATACTCGTTTCCCTCTAGGCATTTCTTTCCCTGGAGGATCTGGTGTAGTTGCCTTTGCCGCTGCAATTGGTGCAATGCCATTGGATATGCCGGAATCAGTCTTAGTGAAATTTAAAGGCTCTTTACAACCAGGCATTACATTACGAGATGTCGTTAATGCAATTCCTCTCATAGCAATTCAAAAAGGATTACTAACAGTCTCGAAAGAAAACAAAATTAATATTTTCAACGGCAAAATTATGGAAATAGAAGGGTTACCGAATCTCAAACTAGAACAAGCATTCGAACTTACAGATGCAAGTGCAGAAAGGTCATGCGCTGGATGCACTATTCAACTATCAAAAGAGACAATATCAGAATATCTGCGTAGCAATATTTCGCTATTAAAAAACATGATGGCTCGAGGTTACAAAGATGCTCGAACACTTAATAGACGTATTAATGAGATGGAGAAATGGTTAAAAAAACCAAAATTATTAAAAGCGGATCTCAATGCAATTTATTCTGATCAAATCGAGATCAATCTTGATGAACTATATGAACCAGTTTTAGCATGTCCAAATGATCCTGATAATGTAAAACTCCTTAGTAAAGAGGCAGGTCAAGCAATCCAAGAAGTATTTATTGGCTCATGTATGACTAATATTGGACATTATCGAGCTGCAGCAAAGATTCTAGAAAATGCAGGAGTCATTAAAGCAAGATTATGGATTTGTCCACCTACACGTATGGACGAAGAAATACTAAAAGAAGAAGGTTATTACAAAATATTTGAAAAAGCTGGTAGTCGAATGGAACTACCAGGTTGTTCTCTTTGCATGGGTAATCAAGCAAGGGTGGAAGATAACACAACAGTATTCTCAACGAGCACAAGAAATTTCAACAATAGACTAGGTAAAGGTGCACAAGTTTATTTAGGTAGTGCAGAATTAGCGGCAGTTTGCGCCTTACTAGGTCGTATACCAACATTGAATGAATATAAAACTATAGCGGCAGAGAAAATAAATCCACTCTCTGATGAACTATATCGTTATCTAAATTTCAATGAGATTGATAACTTTGAAGAAAAAGGAAAAATTATTAGCGAAGATGCGCTCGAAAAACTTATAAAGGCTACATAAATGAAGAAAGTTAATGAAATAAGTATACGACTTAAACAAAGTTACTCCAGTCATAGTATTCGTAATTTATTACGTCAGCGATGGTTTGTAGTCGTCTTGGCATTAGGTTTAACAGGCCTAGGTGCAGCATTAACCGGTGTCCTCTTTAAAGAAGGTATTTATCTTTTAGATAATTGGCGACTAAACCTTCTTAAAATGCAGCCAGCATGGCTGATCTTGCCTGCTTTAGGAGGAATAGGCGGGCTATTATCTGGAACACTAATCTCCAAATTATCTCCTGCAGCAGGAGGTTCAGGTGTAACTCATATCATGGCTTTTTTACGTCATAGAAAAGTGCCCATGGGGTTAAGAGTTGGAATAATCAAATTAATGGCAGGAATAATATCTATAGGAAGTGGTTTTCCACTTGGCCCTGAAGGCCCCGCAGTACAGATGGGAGGTTCTGTTGCATGGAAAATGGCGCAATGGTTAAACGCTCCTATAGCCTTTAGACGTGTAATCGTTGCTGCAGGAGGGGGTGCAGGTATCGCAGCAATATTTAGTGCACCAATAGGCGGCTTCATTTATACAATGGAGGAATTACTACACTCAGCACGACCTGTAATTCTTCTACTCGTTGTTATCACAACCTTTTGGGCTGATACATGGGCTGATGTCTTACAAGCAATTGGATTAAATGGCCATACTGGTGGATTTGATCAAACTCTTGGTTTTCAAATTGAACGTGAATATACCCCTTTAATACATTTTCTCCCAATAGACCTTGGATATTTAATAGCTCTAGGAATAATAGTAGGTGTTTTAGCAGAACTCTATTGTAAATATGTCCTAATAATGCAACGTAAAGGAAATCAATGGTTTAAAAATAAACTTATTCTAAGAATGTCAATTAGTGGGGTAATACTAGGAATTGTTTATTCCTTTTTACCAGAAGAATTTCACCATGTAGGAGAACTACAAAATTTAATTGCTATTGGCAATGCAAATATTTATTTATCTTTAGGTACATTTGTCGTTTTATTCTTTACCACAGGACTCGCTGCTGCTTCAAAAGCACCTGGAGGGCTATTTTTCCCAATGCTCACACTTGGAGGGTGTATTGGATCAGCATGTGGAACGTGGGTCGCAACCTTAACTGGACATGTGCCAAGCACATACATCTTTGCAGGGATGGGAGCATTTGTTGCTAGTTGCTCAAGAACACCAATTACAGCAATGTTTTTAGCATTTGCGCTGACAAAAGATCTTTTAATGCTAAAACCAGTCTTAGTGGCTTGTATTACCAGCTTTTTAGTCGCTCAACTCATTAATGAAAAATCAATCTATGAAAGACAAATCGAAATGGAGTTAAATGAACCAACAGAAGTAGAAAATTCTGAATTATCTCTTCCTCCCCCTAACTAACACTGAACAAAGAAACCCTTCTTTTTAAACCAAATGTTCCTAAGCATGATGCACTTAGGACAACATTGGCTTTCCCAAACACATATTCTGTAGGTATTACGAGTCTTGGATTTCAAATCATCTGGGCAACTCTTGCTCAAAGAATAGATATAGATGTCAGACGACAGTTTACTGACCAAGAAGATGCACCTCATCGGAGAAATGATTTATTTGGATTTTCTCTAAGCTGGGAATTAGACGGACCAGTACTTCTTGATCTACTAGAAAAAAATAAGATTCCTATTTGGAGCCAAAAACGTTCAGAAAATGATCCAATTGTTTTTGGTGGCGGGCAAGTTCTTACAGCAAACCCGGAACCATTCGCTCCTTTTTTAGACGTAGTTCTGCTGGGTGACGGAGAAAACTTATTGCCAGCCTTTATTAATACAATTCAAGAAAAAAAAGACTTATCTCGTACTGAAAAATTAAAAGCACTAGCTCAGGTACCAGGAATATATGTACCAATTTTTTATCAACCTCAATACAATTGCAGTGGTGAATTAATAGGCATCACACCAACTTCTCCAGATATCCCATCAAAAATTTCAAAACAAACTTGGAAAAAAAATATTTTAAGTCACTCAACTGTTATTACACCTGAAGCAGCATGGCCAAATATACACATGATCGAAGTGGTTCGTAGCTGTCCAGAACTTTGTCGATTCTGTTTAGCAAGTTACTTAAATCTACCATTTCGAAATTCATCGCTAGAAGCAGGTCTTATTCCAGCTGTAGAAAAAGGATTTGCTATCACAAAACGAATAGGGTTGTTAGGTGCATCAATCAGTCAACACCCAGAATTTGAAGACTTATTAAATTGGCTCAACAAAGATCGTTTTGAAGATATGAGACTTAGTTTAAGTTCTGTTCGAGCAACAACAGTTAATTTAAAAATGACTCAGTTACTTTCTCGACGTAATAGTAAGTCAATCACAATTGCCATTGAAAGTGGAAGTGAGAAGCTCAGACAAGTAATTAACAAAAAACTTGCCGAAGAAGAAATTTTTGCTGCAGCAAGATATGCAAAAGAAGGAGGGCTAAAAAGTATGAAACTCTACGGAATGGTTGGATTACCAACAGAAAATGAAGATGATATTCAAGCAAGCGTAGATTTACTACTAAAAATCAAACAAAGAAACTCGGGTCTTCGCCTAACATTTGGAGTAAGTACATTTGTGCCTAAAGCTCATACACCCTTTCAGTGGTTTGGTCTTCGTAAAGAAAGTAAAAAAAGACTAAAAAAACTTGCTAAACAATTAAAGCCTAATGGCATAGATTTTCGACCTGAAAGCTACGGATGGAGCGTAATTCAAACACTTATATCAAGAAGTGATAGACGATTGGCTAATGTAATTGCTTTAGTTCGAGGGTCAAACAATAGCCTAGGGGGATGGAAAAAAGCATATAAAACAATCCAAGACACAAGCTTACCAAATATATCTAATCAACAACTTCCGCATTGGGAACAAGTCATTAACAATGAGTGGAGCATAGATCAAGCTTTACCTTGGATGCATATTGAAGGCCCACTAACATTCGAACAACTCATCAAACATCAAGAACACGCTCTGATTCCTTAGAAGCAATCAAACACCGTAATCCAGATAAAAATATCCATCCTGCCAGATTAATACGACTATCAAACATAGGAATATCTGCACCATGAATAAATATCAGAGTAAAAGTTGAAGCCCACCATGCTCGATCAAACAAATTAATTCCGAAAGTATGCTGCTTAAAAAAGCAACACCTAAAAGAAATAATTAATAATAAAAGAATCATACAAACAAGCAATATTGCTACTGGCAAACCATGAGCAACTGTTAGTTCAAGGGGCAAATTATGCGCATGCCCATGCCAAATTCCCTGTCTAAGTGGATAAAGTACAGAAAACGCTGCAGCACCATATCCAAACCATGGTTTTTGATAAAATAATGCGATAGCATCTTTCCATTGAAATATTCTTGTAGCCTCTATTGGCCTATCAGTAGCAAATTGAAGATCAGTTAAACGACTCCACAATCCTTCAGGAACAATTTTTCTAGCAATAAACTGTATCTCCGTAGGAACAAATGGAAGTACAGATAACAATACTGGAAACAGCGATAGAGCCATTAAAGGGAGAACCCAAAACCAAGTAGCAGTTCCTAAAACAAAAGGCATAGATAAAAACATACTTGCCCAAGCATTTCTAGAATTAGTTAATACCAACGAAATAGCTATGAATAAGAGAACAAGAAAAGCTGCGCTTCTCTTTGTCCAATTCATAGAAGGCTGCACTAAAGTAGCCAAGGCGATTGGCCAAACTAATGCCAACCAAGCCCCTGCAATATTTGCGTAATTGAAAAGACCTGATAAACGACCAGTTGGCTGACCTCCTGGTTCAATAAACCAAATAATTAAACCATTGAGAAACTGCCATGGCCCTTCCAAGCCAAACCAAAGCTGCCCTATCCCTGAAAACACAACAGGAATAGTGCCAACAAGTAACAAAAGAGCACATCGCCTTCTAGCAACAGCTGTTAAGACATAAGGCTGAAAAGCCCAAAAACACCAAAAGAATGGAAGCCAATTAGCCAATCCAACCCAAGCAAGCCAGCCAGAAAACGCTCGCACACTACCAGCCAACATTAAGAAGGAAGCAATCAATAAGGGATAATTCCATTTATCTTTCAAGCAAAGATTGAACCTTTTTCTACTGCCAAGAACAACTGCTATAACAAAAAATATTCCAGAAATAAAAGCACTTGACGCTAAAAATAAAAGTCCAATTTGAAAACATATCCATCCTGATAGATTGGTTTTCAAAGGCTTTGAATTAGCAAGCCAATGCAAAAAGTTCATGCAAGAATAATAGGAAAGCGTTCAGGAAAAATCCATCCTGACAATTAACAAGTAGAGTCAGGCTGATCAGAGTAGATGAACTACAAAGTTAAAGTTGTAAAAGCCAAATACTCAAAAATCCTTCATTATCTCTTTATAACAACTAATACCTCTTTCAACGCCAACAATTCATAGGGATTTAAACATGGCTATACAAGATATTGCGATCATTGGAGGAGGAATAGTAGGTAGTACAACAGCTTTTCATCTCGCAAAGCTAGGGCATAACGTTATGATTATTGATCCTGAACTCAGCAAGCCAATCTCATATAAAGACTCAATCACAGGAAGCAAAGCATCATTAGGCATCCTCATGGGGTATGTATTTAGAAGATCATCAGGGCGCAGTTGGAAGCTTAGAAAACGAAGTATGGAACTATGGCCCTCATTACTGCAAACCTTATCTAAATCTGATTCCCTATTGCAAATAGAAACCCCACTCATTCAAATAGCAAAAAATCATCAAGAGATGGAATGGATAAAAAAAATAATTAATGAAAAGAGTCACTTAGGAGTAGCTCAATTAAAAAGTACGTCAAAAGAATCGCAAGGACGTTCTTGGCCAGAAGTTATATATGGAGGGTTAATCTCAAAACAAGATGGACGTATTGATCCAATAAAGCTACTAAAATCCCTAATGATTAGTTTAGAAAAACTACAAGTAGATAAAATCAATGCAAAAGTTATTTCTCTGCAACGAGTATCAACCAACAAGAAAGTTAAATGGAAATTAAATTTAAATAGTCACTCTATTATCAATACAGATTGTATAATTATTTGTTCAGCTTTAGGAAGCCAATCGCTTCTGAAAACGGCAGGGCATGAGTATCCTATGGAATCAGTCCTAGGACAAGTAATACAACTTAAGCTGCATGATCATGAAGGGAATTGGGAGAATTGGCCTAGTGTTCTAAATATTAATGGTATTAATCTGATTCCCCAAAAAAATAACGAGTTACTTGTAGGTGCAACTTTAGAAAAAGGAGATCAGCCAAATAAGTTAAATTTAGAAAGCTTGAAAAACCTCAATGGAAAGGCACCCAATTGGCTTCTAAGCTCTTCTATTGAGAATCATTGGTATGGAATAAGAGCCAAACCTGTAAACCAAGCCGCTCCTTTACTAGAAAAGATTGAACCAGGGCTAATACTTAATGCAGGCCATTATAGAAATGGAATATTATTGGCTCCCGCATGTGCGGAATGGGTAGCAAAACAAATAGAAAATTGATTATTTAGACTCAGTAAATTCAGCATCAATTACATCATCATTTCCCTCAGTAGAATTATTAGATTCGGATGAGGTTCCATCTGCTGCTTGAGAAGCAGCATTAGACTGTTGATATACAGAAGCACCTAAAGAATACAATTCCTTTTGAAGGTCTTCGACAAGAGTTTTCATTGTTTCGTAGTCATCTTTCTCTGTTGCTTCTTTTAATTGAATTCGCTTTGCTTCGACTTTTGCTTTTGCTTCTTCATCAACTTTATCTCCTAATTCTCCAAGTTGTTTCTCAGTCTGGTATACAAGTGTTTCTGCTTGATTTTTAATATCTATACGATCTCTTTTTTCTTTATCTGCAGTCGCATTAGTTTCGGCATCTTTCACCATCTTCTCAACTTCATTATCAGAAAGAGTAGATGCACCTGTAATAGAAATACTTTGCTCTTTACCACTACCTTTGTCTTTTGCAGTTACACTTAAAATTCCATTTGCATCAATATCAAAAGTTACCTCAATCTGAGGGACTCCACGAGGAGATGGAGGGATCCCATCTAAACGAAAAGTACCTAAGCTCTTGTTATCTGATGCCATCTCACGTTCACCTTGTAAAACGTGAATTTCAACGTTTGTCTGACCATCAACAGCAGTAGAATAAGTCTCTGTTTTTTTAGTAGGTACAGTCGTATTTCGAGTAATCATTTTAGTCATCACACCACCCAACGTTTCAACACCCAAAGACAACGGAGTCACATCCAGCAGCAAAATATCCTTAACTTCTCCGGCTAATACCCCTCCCTGAATAGCAGCACCAACTGCAACAACTTCATCTGGATTAACTGTTTGATTAGGATCTTTCCCTGTAACTCTTTTAACTAGTTCCTTTACTGCTGGCATACGTGTTGATCCTCCAACCATAACAATTTCATCAATCTCTCCGGTAGATAACTTTGCATCTTTCAATGCCTGTTCAACAGGAACACGACAACGATCAATCAAATTAGAAGCTAATT is a window of Prochlorococcus marinus subsp. marinus str. CCMP1375 DNA encoding:
- the dnaK gene encoding molecular chaperone DnaK; translation: MGKVVGIDLGTTNSCVAVMEGGKPTVIANAEGFRTTPSVVAYTKNQDQLVGQIAKRQAVMNPENTFYSAKRFVGRRVDEVNEESKEVSYSVEKSGSSVKLKCPVLDKQFSPEEVAAQVLRKLSEDAGKYLGENINQAVITVPAYFNDSQRQATKDAGKIAGLEVLRIINEPTAAALAYGLDRKSNERILVFDLGGGTFDVSVLEVGDGVFEVLSTSGDTHLGGDDFDKVIVDHLAATFKANEGIDLRQDKQALQRLTEAAEKAKIELSNATQSEINLPFITATPEGPKHVDLTLTRAKFEELASNLIDRCRVPVEQALKDAKLSTGEIDEIVMVGGSTRMPAVKELVKRVTGKDPNQTVNPDEVVAVGAAIQGGVLAGEVKDILLLDVTPLSLGVETLGGVMTKMITRNTTVPTKKTETYSTAVDGQTNVEIHVLQGEREMASDNKSLGTFRLDGIPPSPRGVPQIEVTFDIDANGILSVTAKDKGSGKEQSISITGASTLSDNEVEKMVKDAETNATADKEKRDRIDIKNQAETLVYQTEKQLGELGDKVDEEAKAKVEAKRIQLKEATEKDDYETMKTLVEDLQKELYSLGASVYQQSNAASQAADGTSSESNNSTEGNDDVIDAEFTESK
- a CDS encoding FAD-dependent oxidoreductase; this encodes MAIQDIAIIGGGIVGSTTAFHLAKLGHNVMIIDPELSKPISYKDSITGSKASLGILMGYVFRRSSGRSWKLRKRSMELWPSLLQTLSKSDSLLQIETPLIQIAKNHQEMEWIKKIINEKSHLGVAQLKSTSKESQGRSWPEVIYGGLISKQDGRIDPIKLLKSLMISLEKLQVDKINAKVISLQRVSTNKKVKWKLNLNSHSIINTDCIIICSALGSQSLLKTAGHEYPMESVLGQVIQLKLHDHEGNWENWPSVLNINGINLIPQKNNELLVGATLEKGDQPNKLNLESLKNLNGKAPNWLLSSSIENHWYGIRAKPVNQAAPLLEKIEPGLILNAGHYRNGILLAPACAEWVAKQIEN
- a CDS encoding 3-deoxy-7-phosphoheptulonate synthase codes for the protein MTFSTNFQISDKTSDLHVVETRPLVPPASLHKDLPLDHHSSTIVSKTRKTIQAILAGSDSRLLVIVGPCSIHDIAAAKDYANQLLPLREKFSKQLEIVMRVYFEKPRTTTGWKGLINDPHLDGSYDINTGLRRARSLLLDLANLGIPTATELLDPVVPQYIADLISWTAIGARTTESQTHREMASGLSMPIGYKNGTDGTIAIAINAMKAASKPHHFLGINHEGHASIISTTGNPDGHLVLRGGSSGTNYHLESVQKVAQELLQSGSKSKVMVDCSHGNSDKDFRKQGIVLKEVAKQVKEGSSNVMGVMLESHLVEGNQKLTKDLSTLIYGKSITDACIDLKTTETLFEQLADAVTF
- a CDS encoding ClC family H(+)/Cl(-) exchange transporter, with the protein product MKKVNEISIRLKQSYSSHSIRNLLRQRWFVVVLALGLTGLGAALTGVLFKEGIYLLDNWRLNLLKMQPAWLILPALGGIGGLLSGTLISKLSPAAGGSGVTHIMAFLRHRKVPMGLRVGIIKLMAGIISIGSGFPLGPEGPAVQMGGSVAWKMAQWLNAPIAFRRVIVAAGGGAGIAAIFSAPIGGFIYTMEELLHSARPVILLLVVITTFWADTWADVLQAIGLNGHTGGFDQTLGFQIEREYTPLIHFLPIDLGYLIALGIIVGVLAELYCKYVLIMQRKGNQWFKNKLILRMSISGVILGIVYSFLPEEFHHVGELQNLIAIGNANIYLSLGTFVVLFFTTGLAAASKAPGGLFFPMLTLGGCIGSACGTWVATLTGHVPSTYIFAGMGAFVASCSRTPITAMFLAFALTKDLLMLKPVLVACITSFLVAQLINEKSIYERQIEMELNEPTEVENSELSLPPPN
- a CDS encoding O-antigen ligase family protein, giving the protein MNFLHWLANSKPLKTNLSGWICFQIGLLFLASSAFISGIFFVIAVVLGSRKRFNLCLKDKWNYPLLIASFLMLAGSVRAFSGWLAWVGLANWLPFFWCFWAFQPYVLTAVARRRCALLLLVGTIPVVFSGIGQLWFGLEGPWQFLNGLIIWFIEPGGQPTGRLSGLFNYANIAGAWLALVWPIALATLVQPSMNWTKRSAAFLVLLFIAISLVLTNSRNAWASMFLSMPFVLGTATWFWVLPLMALSLFPVLLSVLPFVPTEIQFIARKIVPEGLWSRLTDLQFATDRPIEATRIFQWKDAIALFYQKPWFGYGAAAFSVLYPLRQGIWHGHAHNLPLELTVAHGLPVAILLVCMILLLLIISFRCCFFKQHTFGINLFDRAWWASTFTLIFIHGADIPMFDSRINLAGWIFLSGLRCLIASKESERVLDV
- the acnB gene encoding bifunctional aconitate hydratase 2/2-methylisocitrate dehydratase gives rise to the protein MLKNYHEEALKRQHKCIPPLPLDHEQTHELTKLLEKPPSETDAEFLLDLLENRIPPGVDKASYIKASWLSSVAQKAIISPLVSPAKATQLLGTMMGGYNVSALLEILKNKDQELANIAAESLSNTLLIYDALNDVMELAKSNAFAKKIIDSWANAEWFTRRAKLQSKIIVTVFKVSGETNTDDLSPATHATTRPDIPLHALAMLETRDPEGLKTITSLKKKGHSIAYVGDVVGTGSSRKSAINSVLWHIGEDIPYVPNKRSGGIILGGKIAPIFFNTAEDSGALPIECDVSKLRTGDVITIHPYEGKIERYENGENIASFELKPSTILDEIQAGGRIPLLIGRALTDKVREKLGLEPIDIFIRPGKQTDNCHGFTQAQKIVGKACGLKGIEPGTSCTPVITTVGSQDTTGPMTRDEMKELACLGFSADLVMQSFCHTAAYPKPVDIQTHKELPDFFAERGGVALKPGDGIIHSWLNRMLLPDTVGTGGDSHTRFPLGISFPGGSGVVAFAAAIGAMPLDMPESVLVKFKGSLQPGITLRDVVNAIPLIAIQKGLLTVSKENKINIFNGKIMEIEGLPNLKLEQAFELTDASAERSCAGCTIQLSKETISEYLRSNISLLKNMMARGYKDARTLNRRINEMEKWLKKPKLLKADLNAIYSDQIEINLDELYEPVLACPNDPDNVKLLSKEAGQAIQEVFIGSCMTNIGHYRAAAKILENAGVIKARLWICPPTRMDEEILKEEGYYKIFEKAGSRMELPGCSLCMGNQARVEDNTTVFSTSTRNFNNRLGKGAQVYLGSAELAAVCALLGRIPTLNEYKTIAAEKINPLSDELYRYLNFNEIDNFEEKGKIISEDALEKLIKAT
- a CDS encoding B12-binding domain-containing radical SAM protein → MAFPNTYSVGITSLGFQIIWATLAQRIDIDVRRQFTDQEDAPHRRNDLFGFSLSWELDGPVLLDLLEKNKIPIWSQKRSENDPIVFGGGQVLTANPEPFAPFLDVVLLGDGENLLPAFINTIQEKKDLSRTEKLKALAQVPGIYVPIFYQPQYNCSGELIGITPTSPDIPSKISKQTWKKNILSHSTVITPEAAWPNIHMIEVVRSCPELCRFCLASYLNLPFRNSSLEAGLIPAVEKGFAITKRIGLLGASISQHPEFEDLLNWLNKDRFEDMRLSLSSVRATTVNLKMTQLLSRRNSKSITIAIESGSEKLRQVINKKLAEEEIFAAARYAKEGGLKSMKLYGMVGLPTENEDDIQASVDLLLKIKQRNSGLRLTFGVSTFVPKAHTPFQWFGLRKESKKRLKKLAKQLKPNGIDFRPESYGWSVIQTLISRSDRRLANVIALVRGSNNSLGGWKKAYKTIQDTSLPNISNQQLPHWEQVINNEWSIDQALPWMHIEGPLTFEQLIKHQEHALIP